The genomic DNA TGAAGGACATCCTGATTTTAAAGATAAAACAATCGTATTAACAGGTAAACTACAACAAATGACGCGAAAAGAAGCTTCATCTTGGTTGGAAATGCAAGGTGCAAAAGTCACTAGTAGTGTAACTAAAAGTACAGACCTTGTTATTGCTGGTGAAGATGCAGGTTCTAAACTAGCTAAAGCTGAAAAGTTTGGTACTGAAATTTGGACAGAAGATCAATTCGTAGCGAAACAAAATGAAATATTGAATTAGAGGAGAACGGCAATGAAACGGACCCTATTTTTAGTAATGATGTCGTTTGTGCTGTTAGCGGCATGTGGCAATCACAATAGTAATAAAAATGAGCAATCAGTCAATAAACAAGAATCTAAATCAGATTCTAATAATGTAAAATCTATTGCAACGGATAAAGACGTTCAAGGAGATAATTACCGCACGATCTTACCTTTTAAAGAAAGTAAAGCAAGAGGGGTTTTACAAGATAATATGGCCAATAGCTATAATGGTGATGATTTTGAGAGTGGGTTATTAAACTTAAGTAAAGATGTATTTCCAACAGATAAATATCTATACCAAGATGGCCAGTATTTAGACAAAGATACAATTAATGATTACCTGAACCCTAAATACTCTAAAGAAGAACTTGATAAAATGAGTGAAAAAGAAAAAGAATCTAAAAAGGCAAGTGAAAATTTAGGTTTAAATCCTTCTCATAATGGTGTAACTGATCCAGAAAAAATAGCAAATCAATCACCTGCATACTTATCAAATATTTTAGAACAAGATTTCTATGATAATAGTGATAATAAAGGTTCTAATATCAAAGGAATGACAATAGGTCTTGCAATGAATAGTGTTTACTATTATCAAAAAGAAAAAGACGGCGATACGTATAGTAAAAATCTTGATGATAAAGAAATTGAAAAACAAGGTAAGGCTATGGCATCTGAAATCTTATCAAGATTACGAGCAAATGATGATTTAAAAGATATTCCTATTCAATTTGCGATTTATAAACAATCAGATCAAGATTCTATTACACCAGGTAATTTTATTGCAAATACCACTGTAGATGATGATCAAACTAAAATTAATAAGTGGAATAACATAGATGAAGTATCTGCACTATTACCATCATCAACTACTAAGAAATACAATGAAAGTTTAAATAATAACTTTAAGCAGTTTAATGACAATTTACAATCATATTTTACTAACTTTACGCAAGCTGTGGGTAAAGTTAAGTTTGAAAATAAAAAGCCTACGCAATTAACGATTGATTTACCAATAGATTATTATGGCCAAGCGGAAACCATTGGAATTACGCAATACGTAACTGAACAAGCTGAGAAATACTTTAATAACATAGATAGTTATGAAATACGTATTAAAGATGGAAATAATTCACGTGCACTTATAAGCAAAACCAAAGACGATAAAAAACCTCAAGTTCACATCTATAATAATTGATAAAAACACGGATATTCCTAAAAATCGGAGTATCCGTGTTTTAATTTTACAGTAATTAGTTTTTATTTTTCTCGAACAATCGCTTTAACTTTTTCGATATCTTTATCAACAAAATCTCCAGGTTGTTGGGTTAATAAACTCACAACGTAGGTAACGATTACGCTCACTAAGAAACCAGGAATGATTTCATACATTCCAAAAATTTCATTTACACTTGCTAAAGGCTTAATCCAAGCAATCCAGATAATGACTACTAAAGCACCTGAAATCATACCACTAATAGCACCTGCACGTGTAAGTTTCTTCCAATATAATGAGAAGAGTACTAATGGACTGAATGAAGCACCGAAACCTGCCCAAGCATTACCAACTAAGTTTAAAATAGTATCATTAGGCGACCAAGCGATAGCTATAGCTACGATTGCAACAACTAAAACTGAAAGACGACCTACTAATACAAATTCTTTCTGATGTGTTTTGGCACGTTCTTCACCTCGGAATAATTTATAGAAATCTTCCGTTAGTGAACTAGATGTTACTAACAATTGTGATGAAATAGTACTCATAATCGCAGCAAGAATTGCGGCTAATAAGAAACCACCGACTAAAGGATGGAAGAGTATTTGACTCATGATGATAAAGAGTGTTTCAGGATCGTTCATTTTTATATGATTATCAGGAATAAAGGCTATACCAGTTAAACCTACACCAACTGCCCCTAACAAGCCTACAGTCATCCAACTGATACCTAAACGACGTGCTTTAGGTAATAATTTGTGAGATTTTATAGACATGAATCTGACGATAATATGTGGCTGCCCGAAATATCCTAATCCCCATGCAAACAATGAAATTATTCCTAGAAAAGTTGTACCCCGGAATAAATCCATATTGGTTGGTTTCATTTCAGCAACTCGAGAAAACGTGTCCCAGCCATTTAGTTGCATCATTGCAACGATAGGCACCATGACCATTGCGATTAACATTATGACACCTTGAAAGAAATCTGTTATAGATACTGCTAAATACCCACCGAAAAATGTATATGCAATCACGATAACTGCGACTAAAATAAGGCCAAAATGATAATTGAGACCAAAAGCACTTTCAAATAACTTACCACCTGAAACAAATCCAGAATGTGTATATAATGTAAAGAAAACAACAATAATTAATCCAGATATAATTTTAATAATATTTTCTTTATCATTAAGCCTATTTTTAAAGAAGTCAGGTAAAGTAATTGCATCACCAGCTACTTCTGTGTAGACTCTTAATCTTGGAGCTACAACAAGATAGTTAACATACGCGCCAAGTGTTAAACCTATAGTGATCCAAATCGCAGATAAACCCGTGCTATAAACTGATCCAGGAAGTCCCATAATCATCCATCCACTCATATCTGATGCACCAGCTGATAAAGCTGTGATATAAGGACCGATACTTCTCCCACCTAACATATACTCACTTAAGTTTCCTGTAGCTTGTTTATAACCATAGTAACCAATAATAAGTAATATAATGAAATAAATCGCAATCATTATGTATGTTTGCCAATTTGTATTTACTTGGCTAGGTAAACTTGCTCCCAAAATAAACATAAAAACAATCCCCCCTTAGATAATAAGCTATTATAAAACGCAATTTCATAAAATATATCAATTATGTAAGAACTAGATGCAAGTATATTTCAAAAATAATTTAGTTACATGTAATATTATACAATGTAATGAATCATTTAGAAAAGTGAAATTTTTATAATTTTTTAATTAAATGCTTTAATATCATGTTAGTAAGCGTTTACAAATAGTGGCGTAAAAATTTATAAAACAATATATTAAATACATAAATATATAATTATTTTTAAAATACCATCATTTTCACTATGATAATGTTCGATTTTAATAATTTAGTTACATAAATATTTTAGGAAGTTGTTATCTAAAATGCCAATCAAAACTTTACATTACTTAAATGATAATGCTTGTCTCAATAAATATTTAGATTTTTAGTTGAAAATTTGATACAATTTTATGATGAATGAGTAATAAGGAGGCTTTTAAATTAATGACTAAAGTTACACTGGAAGAAGTTGAACATATAGCACATTTAGCAAGACTTCAAATTTCTGAAGAAGAAACAGAAGAAATGGCTAATACGCTTGAAAGTATTTTAGATTTTGCTAAACAAAATGATACAGCTGATACGGATGGTGTAGAACCTACTTATCATGTATTAGATTTACAAAACGTTTTACGTGAAGACAAAGCAATCGAGGGCATTCCTCAAGAACTTGCATTAAAAAATGCTAAAGAAACAGAAAGTGGTCAATTTAAAGTACCAGCTATCATGAATGAGGAGGACGCTTAAGATGAGTATTCGCTATGAATCTGTGGAAAAATTATCAGAAATGATTAAAAACAATGAGATTAAGCCTTCTGAAGTCGTAAAAGATATTTATGATGCTATAGAAGAAACTGATCCAACAGTAAAATCATTCTTAGCTTTAGATAAAGAAAATGCATTAAAAAAAGCTGAAGAATTAGATGACCTGCAAGCGAAAGGCCAAATGGATGGAAAATTATTTGGTATTCCAATGGGAATAAAAGATAACATTATTACTAAAGATGTCGAAACTACTTGTGCTAGTAAAATGTTAGAAGGTTTTGTGCCAATTTATGACTCAACTGTAATGAATAAATTGCATAATGAAAATGCTATTTTAATTGGTAAATTAAACATGGATGAATTCGCAATGGGTGGTTCTACTGAAACATCATACTTCAAAAAAACAGTTAACCCATTTGACCATACAGCAGTACCAGGTGGTTCATCAGGTGGTTCAGCAGCCGCAGTTGCAGCTGGATTAGTACCTTTCAGTTTAGGTTCTGATACTGGTGGTTCTATTAGACAACCAACAGCTTATTGTGGTGTAGTGGGCATGAAACCAACGTATGGACGTGTCTCTCGTTTCGGTTTAGTAGCATTTGCATCATCTTTAGACCAAATTGGACCAATCACACGTAATGTTAAAGATAATGCATTAGTTTTAGAAGCAATTTCTGGTGTAGATGAACATGATTCTACAAGTGCACCAGTCGACGACATCGATTTCACTTCTGAAATTGGTAAAGATATTAAAGGTCTTAAAGTTGCACTACCAAAAGAGTATTTAGGTGAAGGTGTAAGTGAAGATGTTAAAAATGCAGTTAAAAATGCTGTAGAAACGCTTAAAACACTTGGTGCTGAAGTTGAAGAGGTATCATTACCTAATACAAAATATGGCATTCCTTCATACTATGTTATTGCATCTTCTGAAGCATCAGCGAACTTGGCTCGTTTTGATGGTATTCGCTATGGTTACCACTCTAAAGAAGCGCAATCATTAGAAGAATTATATAAAATGTCAAGATCAGAAGGATTTGGAGATGAAGTTAAACGTCGTATTTTCTTAGGAACGTTTGCTTTAAGTTCTGGTTATTATGATGCATACTATAAAAAATCACAAAAAGTTAGAACATTAATTAAAAATGATTTCGACAAAGTATTTGAAAATTATGATGTTGTAGTAGGACCTACAGCACCAACTACTGCTTTCAATATCGGTGAAGAAATTGATGATCCATTGACTATGTATGCAAATGACTTATTGACTACACCTGTAAACTTAGCAGGTCTACCAGGTATTTCTGTTCCTTGTGGACAATCAAATGGAAGACCAATTGGCTTACAATTTATCGGTAAACCTTTTGATGAAAAAACGTTATATCGTGTTGCATACCAATATGAAACACAATTCAACTTACATGACGTATATGAAAATTTATAAGGAGTGGAAATAATGCATTTTGAAACAGTTATCGGACTTGAAGTTCATGTTGAGTTAAAAACAGACTCAAAAATGTTCTCTCCATCACCAGTACATTTTGGAGCTGAACCAAACTCAAATACCAATGTGATTGATTTAGCATATCCTGGTGTTTTACCGGTTGTTAATAGACGTGCTGTAGATTGGGCAATGCGTGCATCAATGGCACTTAATATGGAAATTGCTACTAATTCTAAATTTGACCGTAAAAACTATTTTTATCCAGATAATCCTAAAGCATATCAAATTTCACAATTTGACCAACCAATTGGAGAAAATGGTTATATCGATATAGAAGTTGACGGAGAAACTAAACGTATTGGTATTACCCGTCTCCACATGGAAGAAGATGCTGGTAAATCAACACATAAAGACGGCTATTCATTAGTTGATTTAAACAGACAAGGTACACCTTTAATTGAGATTGTATCTGAACCGGATATTCGTTCACCAAAAGAAGCATATGCATATTTAGAAAAATTACGTTCAATCATTCAATATACTGGCGTATCTGACTGTAAAATGGAAGAAGGATCACTTCGTTGTGATGCCAATATCTCATTACGTCCATACGGCCAAGATGAATTTGGTACAAAAACAGAATTAAAAAACCTTAACTCATTTAACTATGTTAGAAAAGGTTTAGAATATGAAGAAAAACGTCAAGAAGAAGAATTATTAAATGGTGGAACGATTGGACAAGAAACACGTCGTTTCGACGAATCAACAGGTAAAACAATTCTTATGCGTGTAAAAGAAGGCTCTGATGATTATCGTTACTTCCCAGAACCGGATATTGTTCCTTTATATGTTGATGACGAATGGAAAGAACGCGTTCGTCAAACTATTCCAGAACTACCTGATGAACGTAAAGCGAAATACGTTAATGAATTAGGTTTACCTGAGTATGATGCACACGTTTTAACACTTACTAAAGAGATGTCAGATTTCTTCGAAGGCGCAATTGAACAAGGTGCAGACGTTAAATTAACTTCAAACTGGTTAATGGGTGGCGTAAATGAGTATCTGAATAAAAATCAAATCGATTTAGAAGATACGAAATTAACACCAGAAAATCTTGCAGGTATGATTAAACTGATTGAAGACGGTACGATGAGTAGTAAGATTGCTAAAAAAGTCTTCCCTGAGCTAGCTGAAAATGGTGGCGACGCTAAACAAATTATGGAAGATAAAGGTTTAGTTCAAATTTCAGATGAAGCAACATTAACTCAATTTGTTACTGAAGCATTAGATAATAATCCTCAATCAGTTGAAGACTACAAAAATGGTAAAGGAAAAGCGATGGGCTTCTTAGTTGGACAAATAATGAAAGCATCTAAAGGTCAAGCTAATCCTCAAAAAGTAAATCAAATATTGAAACAAGAATTAGACAAAAGATAAATAACTATAATTAAGGCTGGACATGCTAATGATCCAGCTTTTTGTCATTTTTAACTGAATTATTGAATGTAAGTTCAGATTGATAACAACGACGTTTTGAGAAAGATTTGTAGACAATACACAAATTTTTAAAAGTAAAATTAATATAATTGGTTGAAATACTTCCAACTCACTCATAAATCATTTAATATAAGTATATGTATAAAAAGTTGAGGGATAATTTATGAGAAAACGTGCTAGAATCATCTATAATCCGACTTCTGGAAAGGAATTATTCAAGCGAACTTTACCAGATGTGTTAATCAAATTGGAACGCGCCGGTTATGAAACAAGCGCTTATGCTACTGAACGAGAAGGCGATGCTACGCTTGAAGCTGAACGTGCACTAAAACAAAATTATGATATTTTAATCGCAGCTGGTGGAGACGGCACGCTAAATGAAGTTGTTAATGGTATTGCTGAACAACCCAATCGACCTAAGTTAGGCATTATACCTATGGGGACTGTCAACGATTTCGGACGTGCA from Staphylococcus taiwanensis includes the following:
- the gatC gene encoding Asp-tRNA(Asn)/Glu-tRNA(Gln) amidotransferase subunit GatC, whose amino-acid sequence is MTKVTLEEVEHIAHLARLQISEEETEEMANTLESILDFAKQNDTADTDGVEPTYHVLDLQNVLREDKAIEGIPQELALKNAKETESGQFKVPAIMNEEDA
- the gatB gene encoding Asp-tRNA(Asn)/Glu-tRNA(Gln) amidotransferase subunit GatB, translating into MHFETVIGLEVHVELKTDSKMFSPSPVHFGAEPNSNTNVIDLAYPGVLPVVNRRAVDWAMRASMALNMEIATNSKFDRKNYFYPDNPKAYQISQFDQPIGENGYIDIEVDGETKRIGITRLHMEEDAGKSTHKDGYSLVDLNRQGTPLIEIVSEPDIRSPKEAYAYLEKLRSIIQYTGVSDCKMEEGSLRCDANISLRPYGQDEFGTKTELKNLNSFNYVRKGLEYEEKRQEEELLNGGTIGQETRRFDESTGKTILMRVKEGSDDYRYFPEPDIVPLYVDDEWKERVRQTIPELPDERKAKYVNELGLPEYDAHVLTLTKEMSDFFEGAIEQGADVKLTSNWLMGGVNEYLNKNQIDLEDTKLTPENLAGMIKLIEDGTMSSKIAKKVFPELAENGGDAKQIMEDKGLVQISDEATLTQFVTEALDNNPQSVEDYKNGKGKAMGFLVGQIMKASKGQANPQKVNQILKQELDKR
- the gatA gene encoding Asp-tRNA(Asn)/Glu-tRNA(Gln) amidotransferase subunit GatA codes for the protein MSIRYESVEKLSEMIKNNEIKPSEVVKDIYDAIEETDPTVKSFLALDKENALKKAEELDDLQAKGQMDGKLFGIPMGIKDNIITKDVETTCASKMLEGFVPIYDSTVMNKLHNENAILIGKLNMDEFAMGGSTETSYFKKTVNPFDHTAVPGGSSGGSAAAVAAGLVPFSLGSDTGGSIRQPTAYCGVVGMKPTYGRVSRFGLVAFASSLDQIGPITRNVKDNALVLEAISGVDEHDSTSAPVDDIDFTSEIGKDIKGLKVALPKEYLGEGVSEDVKNAVKNAVETLKTLGAEVEEVSLPNTKYGIPSYYVIASSEASANLARFDGIRYGYHSKEAQSLEELYKMSRSEGFGDEVKRRIFLGTFALSSGYYDAYYKKSQKVRTLIKNDFDKVFENYDVVVGPTAPTTAFNIGEEIDDPLTMYANDLLTTPVNLAGLPGISVPCGQSNGRPIGLQFIGKPFDEKTLYRVAYQYETQFNLHDVYENL
- a CDS encoding CamS family sex pheromone protein; translated protein: MKRTLFLVMMSFVLLAACGNHNSNKNEQSVNKQESKSDSNNVKSIATDKDVQGDNYRTILPFKESKARGVLQDNMANSYNGDDFESGLLNLSKDVFPTDKYLYQDGQYLDKDTINDYLNPKYSKEELDKMSEKEKESKKASENLGLNPSHNGVTDPEKIANQSPAYLSNILEQDFYDNSDNKGSNIKGMTIGLAMNSVYYYQKEKDGDTYSKNLDDKEIEKQGKAMASEILSRLRANDDLKDIPIQFAIYKQSDQDSITPGNFIANTTVDDDQTKINKWNNIDEVSALLPSSTTKKYNESLNNNFKQFNDNLQSYFTNFTQAVGKVKFENKKPTQLTIDLPIDYYGQAETIGITQYVTEQAEKYFNNIDSYEIRIKDGNNSRALISKTKDDKKPQVHIYNN
- the putP gene encoding sodium/proline symporter PutP — encoded protein: MFILGASLPSQVNTNWQTYIMIAIYFIILLIIGYYGYKQATGNLSEYMLGGRSIGPYITALSAGASDMSGWMIMGLPGSVYSTGLSAIWITIGLTLGAYVNYLVVAPRLRVYTEVAGDAITLPDFFKNRLNDKENIIKIISGLIIVVFFTLYTHSGFVSGGKLFESAFGLNYHFGLILVAVIVIAYTFFGGYLAVSITDFFQGVIMLIAMVMVPIVAMMQLNGWDTFSRVAEMKPTNMDLFRGTTFLGIISLFAWGLGYFGQPHIIVRFMSIKSHKLLPKARRLGISWMTVGLLGAVGVGLTGIAFIPDNHIKMNDPETLFIIMSQILFHPLVGGFLLAAILAAIMSTISSQLLVTSSSLTEDFYKLFRGEERAKTHQKEFVLVGRLSVLVVAIVAIAIAWSPNDTILNLVGNAWAGFGASFSPLVLFSLYWKKLTRAGAISGMISGALVVIIWIAWIKPLASVNEIFGMYEIIPGFLVSVIVTYVVSLLTQQPGDFVDKDIEKVKAIVREK